The proteins below are encoded in one region of Actinomycetes bacterium:
- a CDS encoding class I SAM-dependent methyltransferase — protein sequence MPSGDEIRDVQRATWAGLSAGWEKWDSVIMDQLGPVGTAMIDRLDIADDQQHLDIAAGTGEPGLTVAKLAPRGHVVLTDLAAEMLDIATRRANAQGITNFETKVCSADDLPFGDATFDTISVRFGYMFLPDVAKATAEFARVLKPGGRLCSSVWVKPEENPWTTIAMQAIASEAVLVPPDPDGPNMFRCAAPGYVSALYEAAGLRDVAEWDVDVELVTRSPAQYWEMISEHVSLAVAALQQVDEPARERIATAVIAKVSTYESNGKVRIPGVACCIVGTK from the coding sequence ATGCCGAGCGGCGATGAGATTCGAGACGTTCAGCGAGCGACGTGGGCCGGGCTTTCTGCGGGCTGGGAGAAGTGGGACTCGGTCATCATGGATCAGCTGGGCCCGGTCGGCACAGCGATGATCGACCGTCTCGACATCGCCGATGATCAGCAGCATCTCGATATCGCCGCGGGCACTGGTGAGCCGGGGCTGACCGTCGCCAAGCTTGCGCCGAGAGGACACGTCGTTCTGACCGACCTTGCAGCTGAGATGCTCGACATCGCGACGCGACGAGCGAACGCGCAAGGGATCACCAACTTTGAGACCAAGGTGTGCAGCGCCGACGACCTGCCATTCGGTGACGCGACATTCGACACTATCTCGGTGCGGTTCGGGTACATGTTCCTTCCCGACGTCGCCAAAGCGACCGCCGAGTTCGCGCGCGTGCTCAAGCCGGGCGGACGTCTGTGCTCGTCGGTATGGGTCAAGCCCGAGGAGAATCCGTGGACGACGATCGCCATGCAGGCAATCGCGTCGGAGGCGGTGCTGGTGCCACCCGACCCGGACGGGCCGAATATGTTCCGGTGCGCTGCCCCGGGATATGTCAGTGCCCTGTACGAGGCTGCGGGGCTGCGCGACGTGGCCGAGTGGGACGTCGACGTCGAACTCGTGACGCGATCGCCCGCGCAGTATTGGGAGATGATCAGCGAGCACGTCTCGCTTGCAGTTGCAGCGCTTCAGCAGGTCGACGAACCGGCGCGGGAGCGGATCGCGACGGCCGTCATCGCCAAGGTCAGCACCTACGAGTCAAACGGCAAGGTGAGGATTCCAGGCGTGGCCTGCTGCATCGTCGGCACGAAGTAG